A single window of Emys orbicularis isolate rEmyOrb1 chromosome 18, rEmyOrb1.hap1, whole genome shotgun sequence DNA harbors:
- the FAM163B gene encoding protein FAM163B yields the protein MTAGTVVITGGILATVILLCIIAVLCYCRLQYYCCKKEESEEDEEEPDFAVHSHIPPLHSNRNVVLTNGPSLYSSSSSSPFSKQHSQCRTVCPSCTHYDPPTFFLQQPDEIHNGGDRVSYKTISQEDIELPVNVTNLQALNPNRLSAMREAFSRSRSISTDV from the exons ATGACAGCCGGGACCGTGGTCATCACAGGTGGAATATTAGCGACTGTCATTTTGCTTTGCATTATAGCAGTTCTCTGCTATTGTAGGCTTCAG TATTACTGCTGCAAGAAGGAGGAATCTGAAGAGGATGAGGAGGAGCCAGATTTTGCCGTGCATTCCCACATCCCTCCGCTTCACAGCAACCGCAATGTAGTGCTGACCAATGGGCCTTCGctctactcctcctcctcctcctcacccttcAGCAAACAGCACTCCCAGTGCAGGACTGTCTGCCCCAGTTGTACCCACTATGATCCACCTACCTTCTTTCTGCAGCAGCCGGATGAGATCCACAATGGAGGCGACCGGGTCAGCTACAAGACCATCAGCCAGGAAGATATTGAACTGCCGGTGAACGTGACCAACCTGCAAGCTCTGAACCCCAACCGGCTGTCAGCCATGCGAGAAGCTTTCTCGCGCAGTCGGAGCATAAGCACCGACGTCTGA